One Benincasa hispida cultivar B227 chromosome 5, ASM972705v1, whole genome shotgun sequence genomic window carries:
- the LOC120078138 gene encoding eukaryotic translation initiation factor 2 subunit alpha homolog: MASHSPNLECRMYEAKYPEVDMAVMIQVKNIADMGAYVSLLEYNNIEGMILFSELSRRRIRSVSSLIKVGRIEPVMVLRVDKEKGYIDLSKRRVSEEDIQACEERYNKSKLVHSIMRHVAETMNIDLEDLYIHVGWPLYRKYGHAFEAFKIIVTDPDSVLNSLTREVKEAGPDGQEVTKIVPAMSEDVKDALIKNIRRRMTPQPLKVRADIEMKCFQFDGVLHIKEAMRKAEAAGNDDCPVKIKLVAPPLYVLTTQTLDKEQGITVLEKAITACTEAIEHHKGKLVVKEAPRAVSERDDKLLAEHMAKLRQDNEEISGDEDSEEEEDTGMGEVDVENAGSGITE, from the exons ATGGCTTCCCATTCCCCTAACCTCGAATGTCGGATGTACGAAGCAAAGTACCCCGAGGTCGACATGGCCGTCATGATCCAGGTCAAGAACATCGCCGACATGGGTGCCTACGTCTCCCTTCTTGAGTACAACAATATCGAGGGTATGATTCTTTTCTCCGAGCTCTCTCGCCGTCGAATTCGTAGTGTCAGCAGCTTAATTAAGGTCGGTCGAATCGAGCCCGTCATGGTCCTCAGGGTCGATAAGGAGAAGGGTTATATTGATTTGAGTAAGAGAAGGGTGTCCGAGGAGGATATTCAGGCCTGTGAGGAGAGGTATAACAAGAGCAAGCTTGTTCACTCTATAATGCGCCATGTCGCTGAGACTATGAACATTGATTTGGAg GACTTGTATATCCATGTTGGCTGGCCTTTGTACCGGAAATATGGTCATGCTTTTGAG GCATTCAAGATCATTGTAACTGACCCTGACTCAGTGTTGAATTCTCTCACACGTGAAGTCAAGGAAGCTGGTCCTGATGGACAGGAG gTAACTAAGATAGTTCCTGCAATGTCTGAGGATGTAAAAGATGCACTAATAAAGAATATTAGAAGAAGAATGACTCCCCAACCCTTGAAGGTCCGAGCTGATATTGAGATGAAGTGTTTCCAATTTGATGGCGTTCTTCACATTAAG GAAGCAATGCGTAAAGCTGAAGCTGCTGGAAATGATGATTGCCCTGTCAAAATTAAATTGGTTGCTCCTCCACTCTACGTCCTTACTACCCAGACACTTGACAAG GAGCAAGGAATCACTGTTCTCGAAAAAGCAATCACTGCTTGCACTGAGGCAATCGAGCATCACAAGGGAAAGCTTGTGGTGAAGGAGGCACCCAGAGCG GTGAGTGAAAGAGATGACAAATTGCTTGCTGAGCACATGGCGAAGCTACGACAAGACAATGAAGAAATCAGTGGAGATGAGGATAGcgaggaagaggaagacacaGGGATGGGAGAAGTCGATGTTGAGAATGCAGGTTCTGGGATCACTGAGTAA